A region of Thermotoga sp. Mc24 DNA encodes the following proteins:
- the ispF gene encoding 2-C-methyl-D-erythritol 2,4-cyclodiphosphate synthase: MFIGFGYDRHSLVEGRKLVFVGVEIESSVGSLGHSDGDVLSHAIIDALLGAVGLGDIGTWFPETEEYRNANSLELLKETVKMLEEKGFSVVNVDATVVTSIVKLFPYRERIVENLKSALKTSRVNVKFKSGNTLGFEGKGRGISAYAVCLVEKKKCTKST; encoded by the coding sequence ATGTTCATCGGCTTTGGATACGACAGACATTCGCTCGTTGAGGGAAGAAAGCTGGTCTTTGTCGGGGTGGAGATAGAGTCTTCTGTGGGAAGTCTTGGGCATTCCGACGGAGATGTTCTCTCACACGCGATCATAGACGCCCTGCTCGGAGCCGTTGGTCTTGGCGACATAGGAACGTGGTTTCCGGAGACGGAAGAGTACAGAAACGCGAACAGTCTTGAGCTTCTGAAAGAAACGGTGAAGATGTTGGAGGAAAAGGGATTCAGTGTGGTCAATGTGGATGCAACGGTTGTGACCTCCATTGTGAAACTTTTCCCCTACAGGGAAAGGATCGTGGAAAATCTCAAGAGTGCACTTAAAACATCCCGTGTGAACGTGAAGTTCAAGAGCGGAAACACGTTGGGGTTCGAAGGGAAGGGTAGAGGCATTTCAGCTTATGCGGTGTGTCTTGTGGAGAAGAAAAAATGTACGAAGAGTACATAA
- the speD gene encoding adenosylmethionine decarboxylase encodes MKSLGRHLVAEFYECDKEVLDNVQLIEQEMKQAAYESGATIVTSTFHRFLPYGVSGVVVISESHLTIHTWPEYGYAAIDLFTCGDDVDPWKAFEHLKKALKAKRVHVVEHERGRYDEIGIPEDSPHKVTV; translated from the coding sequence ATGAAGAGTCTGGGAAGACACCTGGTGGCGGAATTTTACGAATGTGACAAAGAGGTTCTCGACAACGTGCAGTTGATAGAACAGGAAATGAAACAGGCAGCCTATGAAAGTGGAGCAACAATAGTCACGTCAACGTTTCACAGGTTCCTCCCCTATGGGGTGAGTGGTGTGGTGGTGATATCCGAATCCCACCTAACCATTCACACCTGGCCAGAGTACGGGTATGCTGCTATCGATCTGTTCACCTGCGGAGATGACGTCGATCCCTGGAAAGCCTTCGAACATCTTAAAAAAGCGCTGAAGGCGAAGAGGGTACACGTGGTAGAGCACGAGAGAGGTAGGTACGACGAGATAGGAATACCCGAAGACTCACCACACAAAGTCACCGTTTGA
- a CDS encoding rubrerythrin family protein, protein MKEMTKKFLEDAFAGESMAHMKYLIFADEAEQRGLKKLANLFRAIAYAEFVHARNHYRELGKIYKEMAENVQQCIDGETFEIDEMYPVYNTVAQFQEEKGAERSTKFAWEAEKIHAEMYKKAKELVEKGEDYTAEKIYICPVCGHTVEGEPPEKCPVCGAPRSAYREFSV, encoded by the coding sequence ATGAAGGAAATGACGAAGAAGTTTCTCGAGGATGCCTTCGCGGGAGAGAGCATGGCCCACATGAAATATCTGATCTTCGCGGACGAGGCAGAGCAGAGGGGATTGAAAAAACTCGCAAATCTTTTCAGGGCGATCGCATACGCTGAGTTTGTCCATGCAAGGAACCACTACAGAGAACTCGGAAAGATCTACAAAGAGATGGCCGAAAACGTCCAGCAGTGCATCGACGGTGAAACCTTCGAAATCGATGAGATGTACCCGGTTTACAACACCGTCGCACAGTTCCAGGAAGAAAAAGGAGCGGAAAGAAGCACCAAGTTCGCCTGGGAAGCCGAAAAGATCCACGCGGAGATGTACAAAAAGGCCAAAGAACTCGTGGAAAAAGGAGAAGACTACACGGCGGAGAAGATCTACATCTGTCCTGTCTGCGGTCACACCGTTGAGGGAGAACCACCAGAGAAGTGCCCGGTCTGCGGTGCACCCAGAAGTGCCTACAGAGAATTTTCGGTCTAA
- a CDS encoding phospholipase D-like domain-containing protein has translation MKKLLLLFLLINEIIFSRVYFSTVDDLSQLVLSHLNSASEITIVAYSIDPEYLGLKTAKMASEVPVQGAFVHVSNGLLHSKFIVLDHETVIFGSANFNRSSLKEHLNNLIVFHSREIADFFERIYDWLVFGKRPQARLKTKEGEFFLIPAVDVEEIVLDSLWKAKEYVLLCSYAFTDEDVFATLKFLSSQGVEVYIITDEWFESSRLREFPLGTFHVLEVKEPLMHHKFLVVDGKTLITGSANFTESGFHRNVEVVFKTSNREHVESFVEEFERIWRGYFVQGVRF, from the coding sequence TTGAAGAAACTTCTTCTCCTGTTTCTTCTGATAAATGAGATAATTTTCTCGCGGGTCTATTTCAGCACGGTGGACGATCTCTCACAGCTAGTTCTCTCACACCTGAACTCCGCAAGCGAGATCACGATCGTTGCCTACTCGATCGACCCGGAGTACCTTGGATTGAAAACAGCGAAAATGGCTTCCGAAGTGCCCGTTCAGGGCGCTTTCGTTCACGTTTCAAATGGACTTCTTCACTCGAAGTTCATTGTTCTCGACCACGAGACGGTGATCTTCGGCTCAGCGAACTTCAACCGTTCCAGCCTAAAAGAACATTTGAACAACCTCATCGTCTTTCACTCCAGAGAGATAGCGGACTTCTTCGAGAGAATTTACGACTGGCTCGTTTTTGGGAAAAGGCCACAGGCCAGACTCAAAACGAAAGAAGGTGAGTTCTTCCTGATCCCTGCAGTGGATGTCGAGGAGATCGTCTTAGACTCACTCTGGAAGGCGAAAGAGTACGTTCTTCTCTGCAGTTACGCTTTCACAGACGAAGATGTCTTTGCCACGTTGAAATTTCTCTCCTCGCAGGGTGTGGAGGTGTACATCATCACGGATGAGTGGTTCGAGTCTTCCAGACTTAGAGAATTTCCGCTCGGAACCTTCCATGTTCTTGAGGTGAAAGAACCCCTGATGCACCACAAGTTCCTTGTCGTCGATGGAAAAACTCTGATCACGGGCTCTGCAAACTTCACGGAGAGTGGTTTTCACAGAAACGTGGAGGTTGTGTTCAAAACGAGTAACAGGGAGCACGTAGAATCTTTTGTAGAAGAGTTCGAAAGAATCTGGAGGGGATACTTTGTACAGGGTGTTCGTTTTTGA
- a CDS encoding cupin domain-containing protein: protein MRIGEKLKKLRLSRGLTQEELAERTDLSRSFISQLESDKTSPSIDTLERILEALGTDLKHFFSDVEEERVVFKKEERVPVYDEPEGVKSEILMSGVEDKEIDPILVTLEPGAQTEEESYHEGSEFGFVIQGKIDLYLDDKRYRLKEGDCFYYRADKKHYVKNPGKKKAVLLWIMID, encoded by the coding sequence GTGAGGATCGGAGAAAAACTCAAGAAATTAAGGCTCTCAAGAGGACTCACACAGGAAGAACTCGCGGAGCGTACTGACCTTTCAAGAAGTTTCATTTCACAGCTCGAATCGGACAAGACATCTCCATCTATCGATACTCTTGAAAGGATTCTGGAAGCGCTGGGCACAGATTTGAAGCACTTTTTTTCCGACGTGGAAGAAGAGAGGGTTGTGTTCAAAAAGGAAGAGAGGGTTCCGGTCTACGACGAGCCAGAAGGTGTGAAGAGTGAAATTCTGATGAGCGGTGTGGAAGACAAAGAGATCGATCCGATTCTTGTGACACTGGAACCCGGTGCGCAGACAGAAGAAGAATCGTACCACGAAGGTTCAGAGTTCGGTTTCGTGATTCAGGGAAAGATAGATCTTTACCTTGACGACAAACGTTACAGATTGAAAGAGGGAGACTGTTTCTACTACAGAGCGGATAAGAAACATTACGTGAAGAATCCGGGAAAGAAGAAGGCGGTGTTACTCTGGATCATGATTGACTAA
- a CDS encoding Holliday junction resolvase-like protein: protein MVFGGLGEGNVKKIVFVEVKTGKTGNLTTRERQVRDMVERKGE from the coding sequence GTGGTCTTCGGTGGTCTGGGTGAAGGAAACGTTAAGAAGATAGTGTTCGTGGAAGTTAAAACGGGAAAAACAGGGAATCTAACCACCAGAGAAAGACAGGTGAGAGATATGGTGGAGAGGAAAGGGGAATGA
- the miaB gene encoding tRNA (N6-isopentenyl adenosine(37)-C2)-methylthiotransferase MiaB yields MKFYIKTFGCQMNENDSETMAGLLMKEGFTPASSPDEADVFIINTCAVRRKSEEKAYSELGQILKIKRRKKLVVGVTGCVAEKEREKLLDRGADFVLGTRAVPKVTEAVKRALQGEKVALLGEHLDEYAHDLPRIRSSKHHAWVTIIFGCDRFCTYCIVPYTRGREKSRPMEDILEEVRELAKQGYREVTFLGQNVDAYGKDLKDGSSLARLLEEASKIEEIERIWFLTSYPTDFSDELIEVIARNPKVAKSVHLPVQSGSNRILKLMNRRYTKEEYLALLEKIRSKVPDVAISSDIIVGFPTETEEDFMETVDLVEKAQFERLNLAIYSPREGTMAWKYYKDDVPYEEKVRRMQFLMNLQKRINRKLNERYRGKTVRVIVEAQAKNGLFYGRDIRNKIIAFEGEEWMIGRFADVKVEKITAGPLYGKVVWVEETSSPVSSDK; encoded by the coding sequence ATGAAGTTTTACATAAAGACCTTCGGTTGTCAGATGAACGAGAACGACTCGGAGACGATGGCCGGTCTTCTCATGAAGGAGGGATTCACCCCCGCCTCGAGTCCCGATGAGGCGGACGTGTTCATCATAAACACCTGCGCGGTGAGGAGAAAGTCCGAGGAGAAGGCCTACAGCGAACTCGGTCAAATACTGAAAATCAAAAGAAGAAAAAAGCTCGTTGTGGGGGTTACGGGCTGTGTCGCCGAAAAGGAAAGAGAAAAACTCCTGGATAGAGGAGCAGATTTTGTTCTTGGAACCCGTGCGGTTCCGAAGGTGACAGAAGCAGTGAAAAGGGCGCTGCAGGGGGAAAAGGTAGCACTTCTGGGAGAACACCTCGATGAATACGCGCACGATCTTCCGCGTATCAGATCCAGCAAACACCACGCCTGGGTCACGATCATATTCGGCTGTGACAGGTTCTGCACCTACTGCATCGTTCCGTACACGCGCGGTAGAGAAAAGAGCAGACCGATGGAGGATATTCTGGAAGAGGTGAGGGAACTCGCAAAACAGGGCTATCGCGAGGTGACCTTCCTCGGTCAGAACGTGGACGCCTACGGAAAAGACCTGAAAGACGGCTCTTCCCTCGCCAGACTCCTTGAAGAAGCATCAAAGATAGAGGAAATAGAAAGGATCTGGTTCCTTACCTCGTATCCAACGGATTTCTCCGATGAACTCATAGAAGTGATCGCCAGAAATCCGAAGGTAGCAAAGTCCGTTCACCTCCCGGTGCAGTCTGGAAGCAACAGGATACTGAAGCTAATGAACAGAAGGTACACGAAGGAAGAGTACCTTGCCCTTCTTGAGAAGATCAGATCGAAGGTGCCAGACGTTGCGATCAGTAGCGACATCATCGTCGGTTTTCCAACGGAGACGGAAGAAGACTTCATGGAGACGGTCGACCTCGTAGAGAAGGCACAGTTCGAACGCCTCAACCTCGCAATCTATTCTCCACGCGAAGGCACGATGGCCTGGAAGTACTACAAAGACGACGTGCCCTACGAGGAGAAAGTGAGACGCATGCAGTTTCTCATGAACCTCCAAAAGAGGATCAACAGAAAGCTGAACGAGCGCTATAGAGGAAAAACGGTGCGTGTCATTGTCGAAGCTCAGGCAAAGAACGGCCTCTTCTACGGTCGTGACATCAGAAACAAGATCATCGCTTTCGAAGGTGAAGAGTGGATGATCGGCCGATTCGCTGACGTGAAAGTCGAAAAGATCACGGCCGGTCCACTCTACGGAAAGGTGGTATGGGTTGAAGAAACTTCTTCTCCTGTTTCTTCTGATAAATGA
- a CDS encoding nucleotidyltransferase family protein: MKLLAQKVLKEAKRVVEVLRERYGVRGVVLFDSLAKCLKRTGKFTERADIDLAVEGLPKEKYFKVLSEINRLSEFEIDLSDLEGCPEFLKRLIEREGIEIEERTDPLTDNGDTLMWL, encoded by the coding sequence ATGAAATTACTAGCTCAGAAGGTTCTCAAAGAGGCAAAAAGGGTCGTAGAAGTGTTGAGGGAAAGGTACGGTGTGAGGGGAGTAGTTCTTTTTGATTCACTCGCAAAGTGCCTGAAAAGAACAGGTAAGTTCACAGAAAGGGCCGACATCGATCTTGCGGTGGAAGGGCTTCCGAAAGAGAAGTACTTCAAAGTGCTTTCTGAGATCAACAGGCTTTCCGAGTTCGAGATAGATCTGAGCGATCTTGAAGGATGTCCTGAATTTCTCAAAAGATTGATTGAAAGAGAGGGGATAGAGATTGAAGAAAGAACAGATCCTCTTACTGATAACGGAGATACCTTGATGTGGTTGTGA
- a CDS encoding Holliday junction resolvase-like protein codes for MKEEKRIRKDAIDKSKSVIMGPVTEHLIPFFPEFRYNPKDTRFTRFIRNSRGFCGLRWSG; via the coding sequence ATGAAAGAGGAGAAAAGGATCAGAAAGGATGCCATTGACAAAAGCAAAAGTGTGATAATGGGTCCGGTCACAGAGCACCTGATACCTTTCTTCCCGGAATTCAGATACAATCCAAAAGATACAAGATTTACAAGATTTATTAGGAACTCCAGAGGATTTTGTGGTCTTCGGTGGTCTGGGTGA
- the nadE gene encoding NAD(+) synthase — translation MKESLISFIKEKIEEYNYKGAVIGVSGGIDSAVVLSLCVQALRKDNVFALILPERDSSKDSVKDTIELCESLNVEYRVRSITPILRKIGVYRLFPPRLFLPDSIVKRYVLNKWNSLSKDPFLDDLRNSGPDEFLKGLAYYRVKHRVRMCLLYFEAEKRGYAVIGTTNRTEYLTGLYVKWGDEAVDIEPIIHLYKTQVFELAKELNVPEKIQRKPPSPDLIPGVTDEMAFGMSYMELDRILMKIDRGESLKGENPEKVERVKKILELAEKHRRGTPITFDRI, via the coding sequence ATGAAAGAAAGTCTCATCAGTTTCATAAAAGAAAAGATAGAAGAGTACAACTACAAAGGAGCGGTCATCGGTGTGAGCGGTGGAATCGATTCCGCCGTTGTTCTCTCGTTGTGTGTTCAGGCACTCAGAAAAGACAATGTCTTTGCACTTATCCTACCCGAGCGCGACTCTTCGAAAGACTCGGTGAAAGACACCATTGAACTCTGCGAAAGCCTGAATGTGGAGTACAGAGTGAGATCCATCACTCCCATCTTGAGAAAAATCGGTGTTTACAGACTCTTTCCTCCAAGACTTTTCCTCCCAGACTCGATCGTGAAAAGATACGTCCTCAACAAATGGAACTCTCTTTCAAAGGATCCTTTCCTGGACGATCTTAGAAACTCCGGCCCCGACGAATTTCTGAAGGGACTTGCCTACTACAGAGTAAAGCATAGAGTTAGAATGTGCCTTCTCTACTTCGAGGCAGAAAAAAGAGGATACGCCGTTATAGGAACAACAAACAGAACGGAGTATCTGACAGGACTTTACGTGAAGTGGGGGGACGAGGCGGTCGACATAGAGCCCATCATTCACTTGTACAAGACACAGGTTTTTGAACTCGCAAAAGAGCTGAACGTTCCGGAGAAGATTCAGAGGAAGCCGCCATCTCCAGATCTCATTCCCGGTGTCACAGACGAGATGGCCTTCGGCATGAGCTACATGGAACTCGACCGCATATTAATGAAGATTGACAGAGGAGAGAGCCTGAAAGGTGAGAACCCAGAAAAAGTAGAGAGAGTGAAGAAGATCCTCGAGCTTGCAGAAAAGCACCGCCGTGGAACTCCCATCACCTTTGATAGAATATAA
- a CDS encoding class II SORL domain-containing protein — protein sequence MKLSDFIKTEDFKKEKHVPVIEAPEKVKKDEKVQIVVTVGKEIPHPNTTEHHIRWIKVFFQPDGDPYVYEVGRYEFNAHGESVQGPNIGAVYTEPTVTTVVKLNRSGTIIALSYCNIHGLWESSQKITVEE from the coding sequence ATGAAACTTTCTGATTTCATCAAGACGGAAGATTTCAAGAAGGAAAAGCACGTTCCGGTCATAGAAGCACCCGAGAAGGTGAAAAAAGACGAAAAAGTTCAAATCGTGGTTACCGTGGGAAAGGAGATCCCGCACCCGAACACAACAGAACACCACATCAGGTGGATCAAAGTTTTCTTCCAACCTGATGGTGATCCATACGTTTACGAGGTGGGAAGGTACGAGTTCAACGCGCACGGAGAGTCCGTTCAGGGGCCGAACATCGGCGCTGTTTACACAGAGCCTACTGTCACAACCGTGGTAAAATTGAACAGATCGGGAACGATCATAGCCCTCTCCTACTGCAACATACACGGCCTCTGGGAAAGCAGTCAAAAGATCACTGTTGAAGAGTGA
- the speE gene encoding polyamine aminopropyltransferase: MKEFERELQPRQHLWYFEYYTGNNVGLFMRINRMIYSGQSDIQRIDIFENPDLGVVFSLDGITMTTEKDEFMYHEMLAHVPMFLHPNPKKVLIIGGGDGGTLREVLKHNNVEKAILCEVDGLVIEAARKYLKQTSCGFDDPRTEIVIANGAEYVRKFKNEFDVIIIDSTDPTAGQGGHLFTEEFYQACYDALKEDGVFSAETEDPFYDIGWFKLAYKRISKVFPIAKVYLGFMTTYPSGMWSYTFASKGIDPIKDFNPEKVKNFNKELKYYNEEVHVASFALPNFIKKELGLM, translated from the coding sequence TTGAAAGAATTCGAAAGAGAACTCCAGCCGAGACAGCACCTGTGGTACTTCGAGTACTACACGGGAAACAACGTGGGGCTCTTCATGAGAATAAACCGCATGATTTACTCCGGACAGAGCGACATTCAGAGAATAGATATCTTCGAGAATCCCGATCTCGGTGTGGTTTTTTCGCTCGACGGTATTACGATGACCACGGAAAAAGATGAGTTCATGTACCACGAAATGCTCGCACACGTTCCCATGTTCCTCCACCCGAACCCGAAGAAGGTGCTCATCATCGGTGGTGGAGACGGCGGAACACTTAGAGAAGTCCTGAAACACAACAACGTGGAAAAGGCCATTCTTTGCGAAGTGGACGGACTCGTCATAGAAGCCGCAAGGAAGTATTTGAAGCAGACTTCCTGCGGTTTCGACGATCCGAGGACAGAGATTGTGATAGCGAACGGTGCCGAATACGTGAGGAAGTTCAAGAACGAGTTCGACGTCATCATCATAGACTCCACGGACCCAACGGCGGGCCAGGGCGGACACCTCTTCACCGAAGAGTTCTACCAGGCCTGTTACGATGCCCTCAAGGAAGACGGAGTTTTCTCCGCTGAGACGGAAGACCCATTCTACGACATCGGCTGGTTCAAGCTCGCTTACAAGAGAATCAGCAAGGTCTTTCCAATAGCCAAGGTTTACCTTGGATTCATGACCACCTATCCTTCCGGCATGTGGTCCTACACCTTCGCCTCCAAGGGAATAGACCCGATAAAAGACTTCAACCCTGAAAAGGTGAAAAATTTCAACAAAGAGCTGAAGTACTACAACGAAGAGGTTCACGTCGCGTCCTTTGCCCTTCCGAACTTCATAAAGAAAGAGCTCGGATTGATGTGA
- a CDS encoding Cof-type HAD-IIB family hydrolase — translation MYRVFVFDLDGTLLNDNLEISEKDRKVIEKLSRKCHVVFASGRMLVSTLNVEKKYFGRTFPTIAYNGAMVYLPEEGVILNEKIPPEVAKDIVEYVKQFNVHWQAYIDDVLYSKRDSEEIRGYAKHSSVEYRVEPNLLELVSKVGTTKILLIDTPERLDELKKILSEKFNDVVKVFKSFPTYLEIVPENVDKGKALRFLRERMGWKKEEIVVFGDNENDLFMFEEAGLRVAMGNAIDKVKEAADVVTLTNNDSGVSYVLELISTDCLDG, via the coding sequence TTGTACAGGGTGTTCGTTTTTGATCTGGACGGAACGCTCCTGAACGACAACTTAGAGATATCAGAAAAGGACAGAAAAGTGATTGAAAAGCTCTCGAGAAAGTGCCACGTCGTTTTTGCAAGCGGCAGGATGCTCGTCTCCACACTGAACGTGGAAAAGAAGTACTTCGGCAGGACTTTTCCTACGATAGCCTACAACGGCGCAATGGTGTACCTTCCAGAAGAGGGTGTGATCCTGAACGAAAAGATTCCACCAGAAGTTGCAAAAGACATTGTAGAGTACGTGAAACAGTTCAACGTGCACTGGCAGGCGTACATAGACGACGTGCTCTACTCCAAGAGAGACAGCGAAGAGATAAGAGGCTACGCGAAACACTCGAGTGTGGAATACCGCGTTGAACCGAACCTTCTGGAACTCGTCTCGAAAGTAGGAACGACCAAGATCCTTCTCATTGATACCCCAGAAAGGCTCGACGAACTGAAGAAGATCCTTTCAGAGAAGTTCAACGATGTGGTGAAAGTCTTCAAGTCATTTCCGACGTACTTAGAGATTGTTCCAGAGAACGTGGACAAGGGAAAGGCACTGAGATTTCTCAGAGAGAGAATGGGCTGGAAGAAAGAAGAGATCGTCGTCTTTGGTGACAACGAGAACGACCTGTTCATGTTCGAGGAAGCGGGTCTGCGCGTGGCTATGGGTAACGCCATCGACAAAGTGAAGGAGGCGGCGGACGTTGTCACGCTCACTAACAACGATTCTGGTGTGTCTTACGTTCTTGAGCTCATTTCCACAGATTGTCTTGATGGATGA
- a CDS encoding exopolysaccharide transport family protein: MEERELTLGDIFLMFKRRSKLFWLVLVLTVCVTGIYLFLATPQYEASAKVKAPTQKGMSLGLSIESLLGGLSSLLGGEGNLEDEVQIILSRRNIIAVIDELDLVHKLLDEKDIKKAMENGLTEDDLKLSLYSYMVKKLITVESVENSNILEVKFTWQDPKLAAEVVNKIVENYVKISEGIAKTQFGAKKEFLEEQIPKVEQELKEAENRLKVFKEQNKIYSVEAQYQTLIEHYASLLQKMEESQIAMEAAQKQAEFFSNELKDLDIEIEQLRDSITFDPIISQLKNRLINIQIELAGLMERYTESNPAVVQKKAEFEETQKQLKVELERLLTSQVKKTGYTIYGEALSSLIKAESEKILYQTQYEAFKKLYGDLEKELSKLPELEQKLIELERDYKVKETIYTTLLQAKYESLISEAAITANVNVIDWAVPPLSPSKPNKKLTLAIGGVLGIFLGILAVFFAEFSDRRIKSESEAEYLLGLEKIIARVPLTQSEQVIEKALGIPAVKSGKVTFITSLEDGAGVSTLAKHMANLASKKERVLLFTEENVEGSFDKRDVFELLKDPEILENLKHSYDRIIIDAPSLKRTPEFLPVAEKSDTVYIVIRLEHTYSEDLKMLHSLKKIDGFILNGLTKRNSAYVEEK; the protein is encoded by the coding sequence GTGGAAGAAAGAGAACTAACACTCGGTGACATCTTTTTGATGTTCAAGAGAAGGTCCAAACTTTTCTGGCTCGTTCTTGTTCTGACGGTCTGTGTGACAGGGATCTATCTTTTCCTTGCGACACCCCAGTACGAAGCCTCCGCGAAAGTGAAGGCCCCTACACAGAAGGGTATGAGCCTTGGACTTTCCATTGAAAGTCTTCTTGGTGGCCTATCCAGTCTTCTCGGAGGTGAAGGAAATCTCGAAGACGAGGTACAGATCATACTCTCTCGAAGAAACATCATAGCTGTGATAGACGAGCTCGATCTCGTTCACAAACTCCTCGACGAGAAAGATATAAAAAAAGCTATGGAAAACGGTCTCACAGAAGACGATTTGAAACTCTCTCTCTACAGCTACATGGTGAAAAAGCTCATAACCGTCGAATCTGTGGAAAATTCAAACATACTGGAAGTTAAATTCACCTGGCAGGATCCAAAACTCGCCGCCGAGGTGGTGAACAAGATCGTAGAAAACTACGTCAAGATCAGCGAGGGCATCGCCAAAACCCAGTTCGGAGCGAAAAAAGAATTTCTCGAAGAACAGATCCCGAAGGTGGAGCAGGAACTCAAAGAAGCGGAGAATAGACTCAAGGTCTTCAAAGAACAGAACAAAATCTATTCTGTTGAAGCCCAATATCAAACGCTTATAGAACATTATGCTTCTCTTCTTCAAAAAATGGAAGAATCTCAAATCGCCATGGAAGCAGCTCAGAAACAGGCTGAATTCTTCTCAAATGAACTCAAAGACCTCGATATTGAGATAGAACAGCTCAGAGACAGCATCACGTTCGACCCGATCATTTCCCAGCTCAAAAACAGGCTGATCAACATTCAAATAGAACTCGCTGGGCTCATGGAGCGCTATACCGAATCAAACCCTGCAGTGGTACAGAAAAAAGCGGAATTCGAAGAAACCCAGAAACAGCTCAAAGTGGAACTCGAAAGACTCCTCACATCCCAGGTAAAGAAAACAGGCTACACCATCTACGGAGAAGCACTCAGCAGTCTCATAAAGGCAGAATCCGAAAAAATCCTTTACCAGACACAGTACGAAGCTTTCAAAAAGCTTTACGGAGACCTCGAAAAAGAACTCTCAAAACTTCCCGAACTCGAACAGAAACTGATAGAACTTGAAAGAGACTACAAAGTGAAAGAAACGATCTACACCACATTGCTTCAGGCAAAGTACGAGTCTCTCATCTCTGAAGCGGCGATCACGGCCAACGTTAACGTCATAGACTGGGCTGTTCCTCCTCTTTCACCCTCGAAGCCAAACAAAAAACTCACCCTTGCAATTGGAGGTGTTCTGGGGATATTCCTTGGTATCCTCGCTGTTTTCTTCGCAGAGTTCTCCGACAGAAGGATCAAGTCTGAAAGCGAAGCAGAGTATCTCCTTGGCCTGGAAAAAATCATCGCAAGAGTTCCACTAACACAGAGTGAACAGGTGATAGAAAAAGCCCTGGGAATTCCCGCCGTGAAATCAGGAAAGGTTACCTTCATCACTTCACTTGAAGACGGTGCAGGAGTAAGCACACTCGCAAAACACATGGCAAATCTTGCTTCGAAGAAAGAGAGAGTGCTTCTCTTCACCGAGGAAAATGTGGAAGGCTCTTTCGACAAAAGAGACGTGTTCGAACTTTTGAAAGATCCAGAGATCTTAGAGAATCTCAAACATAGCTACGACAGAATCATCATCGATGCGCCCTCGCTGAAGAGAACGCCAGAGTTCCTTCCGGTAGCTGAAAAAAGCGATACTGTCTACATCGTGATCAGGCTCGAACACACCTACTCGGAGGATTTGAAGATGCTTCACTCTCTGAAGAAGATAGACGGCTTCATTCTGAACGGTCTGACGAAGAGAAACTCAGCGTACGTGGAAGAAAAATGA